AACAACTCGCTCAACCCGGTGAAGACGATCGGGGAGTCCGTGGGCGAGGGGCTGCGCATCCACCGGCGCGGCAACCGTACCGCGCGCCGGGCGAAGGTCGTGGAGCTGCTCGAGACGGTCGGCATCGACAATCCGGAGCTGCGCTACACCCAGTACCCGCATGAGCTTTCCGGCGGGATGAAACAGCGGGCGTTGATCGCCGCCGCTCTCGCCCTGGAGCCGGACCTGATCATCGCCGATGAGCCGACCAGTGCCCTGGACGTCACGGTGCAGCGCACGATCCTGGACCTGCTGGACCGCATGCGGGCCGACCTCGGCATCGGCGTCCTGTTCATCACCCATGACCTGGCGGTGGCCGGCGACCGGGCCGATGAACTGGTCGTGATGCGTTCCGGCGAGGTCCGGGAGGATGGTCCGACCGACCGCGTTCTCACCGAGCCACGGGACGATTACACACGTCGTCTCCTGGCGGACGCTCCGTCTCTGGTCAGTGCTGTGGAGGCCGCGAGCTACCGCGATGGCGTCCCCGCGGAGAGCAGGAGCCCGCTGCTGCAGGTCACCGGGCTGCGTCAGGAGTTCGGCTCCACGCTGGCCGTGGACGACGTGTCCTTCTCTGTCTTGCCGGGTACCACGCACGCCATTGTCGGGGAGTCGGGGTCAGGGAAGTCCACGGTCGGTCGCGCGGTGACTGCCTTCCGCCGTCCGACCTCCGGTGAGATCCTGCTCGGCGACACCCGGGTGGACGAGCTGGATGTGAGGGGACGCCGTGAACTGCGGCGGCGTGTGCAGATGGTCTACCAGAACCCCTACAGTTCGCTGGATCCCCGACAGAGTATCGGCAGTATCGTCGGCGAGCCGCTGCGGAACCTCTCCGACCTGTCGCGGACAGAGATCCGTAGCAGGGTCGACGAGATTCTCGACCGGGTTGCGCTGGGTTCCGACATGACCGACCGGCGCCCGGCGGAGCTTTCCGGTGGGCAACGCCAGCGCGTCGCCGTGGCCCGCGCGCTGATCCTCGACCCGGATCTCGTGGTCCTCGACGAGGCGGTGTCCGCCCTGGATGTCACGGTGCAGGCGCAGATTCTGCACCTGCTTGATGAACTGCAACGGGATCTCGGGTTGACCTATGTCTTCATTTCCCACGACCTGGCCGTGGTCCGCGAGATCTCCGACACCCTGTCGGTGATGTCCGGGGGACGCCAGGTGGAAACTGGTCGTACCGAGGACATCTTCGAGCATCCGACCAGTGAGTTCACCACCCGACTCCTCGACGCGATCCCGGGGCGGCGCTACCGCTCCGGAGGGCTTAACCTGGGACTATGAGCGACAGCAGCGGAACAGACAGCACAGACATCATCGATTTCCTCGCCGGGATTCACGCCGGCGAGCACGTTGCCGACCTGCGGCGGAACCGCACGCAGGCGCAGACCAATGCACAGCACAGCTTCCGGGTACTGCTGGAAGCGGGGGACGCCGACGGGGACAGTGATGGTGGCTTCACCGACACGGAGCGCTACGTTGTCGCCGCTTTCGTCGCCGGGCTGCACCAAGGGCGCGGTGTGGCCTTCTACACCGACCTGCTCGGTGACGTCGCCGACACTGCGGTCGTCGACGCGGTGACGGAGTCCGTCGACGCCGGACTGACCGTCGGACCGTACGGCACCTACCGCGAACCTGACCTGGTGGGCGAGTCTGTCGGTGGGCCGGAGTTCACAGTGGACCCTCGCGTGCGGGGCGTGCTCGGTGAGAAGCTTGCCGCAGCCCTGGAATTCGCCCACCTGCTGGTCTTTCACCCGCGGGACAGCCGTCCGGAACGGCTGGCACCACTGGCCTGGTGTTGGTGGACGCCGCGGCAGGTCGTGAGCCTGGCGCAGCTGATCTCCTTCCTGTGTTTCCAGCTGCGGGCGGCGGAGGGGCTCGCCGCGGTGAAGGCAGCGGACTCGACGCATGCACCTTTAGGCGACAGCAGCGTTGTCCGCCGCCCTGGCACCGCACAGGAGCCCGGAGGGTTCCCGCCACTCACCGGCGGTGCGTTCGATGTCCTGAGCTACCCGGACCTGCACCGTCCTACCCGGTTCGTCAGCCACAGCCTGGGCTGGCAGCCGTGGGTGCCGCCGGTGGAGGAGAAAGAACTCACCGACCGGCAGCGCACCGCCCTGGTCGACCCTATGCGTGCGAAGTCCGCCTACTTCCGCTTGCTCGCCCACGATCCTGATGCGCTCGAAGCCAGGACGCTGACGGACAAGGACATCTTCTACAACGTCACCGACGGCGCCGGACGCGCCGAGCGTGAGATCTCCGCGGCGGTGACCAGCCGCTACAACGGCTGCGTCTACTGTGCGTCGGTGCACACCGGACGCGCGCTGCAGGAATCCACCGGCCGCGAAGAGGACGTCCAACGGCTCTGTGACGAGGGCGCCGGCGCCGACCTAGGCTCTGAGATGTGGAACGCCATCGCCGA
The genomic region above belongs to Corynebacterium glyciniphilum AJ 3170 and contains:
- a CDS encoding alkylhydroperoxidase domain protein; translated protein: MSDSSGTDSTDIIDFLAGIHAGEHVADLRRNRTQAQTNAQHSFRVLLEAGDADGDSDGGFTDTERYVVAAFVAGLHQGRGVAFYTDLLGDVADTAVVDAVTESVDAGLTVGPYGTYREPDLVGESVGGPEFTVDPRVRGVLGEKLAAALEFAHLLVFHPRDSRPERLAPLAWCWWTPRQVVSLAQLISFLCFQLRAAEGLAAVKAADSTHAPLGDSSVVRRPGTAQEPGGFPPLTGGAFDVLSYPDLHRPTRFVSHSLGWQPWVPPVEEKELTDRQRTALVDPMRAKSAYFRLLAHDPDALEARTLTDKDIFYNVTDGAGRAEREISAAVTSRYNGCVYCASVHTGRALQESTGREEDVQRLCDEGAGADLGSEMWNAIAEASVALTSTPVSFGVDHVRRLRAAGLDDGSVIDVINGAAFFNWANRLMLSLGEPELPARFR
- a CDS encoding dipeptide ABC transporter ATP-binding protein; this translates as MSEQKDRQDRMDWDDGSWHPDSAPESGSGGRRDDSEAPLLEIRDLAVSYRTRRGDVHAVKDVNLTVRRGRVTAIVGESGSGKSTSAMATLGLLPATATVSGEILLEGRSLRDLGRREWRMIRGRRIGLIPQDPNNSLNPVKTIGESVGEGLRIHRRGNRTARRAKVVELLETVGIDNPELRYTQYPHELSGGMKQRALIAAALALEPDLIIADEPTSALDVTVQRTILDLLDRMRADLGIGVLFITHDLAVAGDRADELVVMRSGEVREDGPTDRVLTEPRDDYTRRLLADAPSLVSAVEAASYRDGVPAESRSPLLQVTGLRQEFGSTLAVDDVSFSVLPGTTHAIVGESGSGKSTVGRAVTAFRRPTSGEILLGDTRVDELDVRGRRELRRRVQMVYQNPYSSLDPRQSIGSIVGEPLRNLSDLSRTEIRSRVDEILDRVALGSDMTDRRPAELSGGQRQRVAVARALILDPDLVVLDEAVSALDVTVQAQILHLLDELQRDLGLTYVFISHDLAVVREISDTLSVMSGGRQVETGRTEDIFEHPTSEFTTRLLDAIPGRRYRSGGLNLGL